From the Saccharomycodes ludwigii strain NBRC 1722 chromosome I, whole genome shotgun sequence genome, one window contains:
- the YKE4 gene encoding Zn(2+) transporter YKE4 (similar to Saccharomyces cerevisiae YIL023C | YKE4 | Yeast ortholog of mouse KE4) produces MISTTLFTLESFPTWENLSLSNLVRFLSLYYYRFNDSALTNSILSIILILIIPVVFMILLPPFVKNKLLKSNKTICFSLGTLLGEFFCHLLPELFSSALNGVSTDLHSHGHNHEGHSHQQDTIKDQVLQVVQQPSENVSLYVGIWCLIGFLVFYFMDKLLAHFMENKDGNSDTETHAGHSHSHAHANEKEEVNTTDSNKWSVIYLNILSDFGHCLSDGVLLYSTFGNSKLLGISTTLAILVHEIPHVMGDYALLKQKAGLSFIQCFKQQFLSSFGSFIGVFIGWIVQNNNGGILTINFSELGIKTTNSFLSLGLQELTSEQILLSLTCGTLFYIICTNILPEINKPKTIKDLFLQIFAVALGFMTLNLF; encoded by the coding sequence ATGATTTCTACAACACTTTTTACTTTAGAAAGCTTCCCCACATGGGAGAACCTTTCATTATCAAACTTGGTACgatttttatcattgtattattatcgttTTAATGATTCGGCATTAACAAATTCCATATTATcaattatattaattttgattatcCCAGTTGTAtttatgattttattacctccttttgttaaaaataaattactaaaaagtaataaaacaatttgtttttcattagGTACATTATTGGgtgaatttttttgtcattTATTGCCCGAGTTATTTTCTAGTGCATTAAATGGTGTCAGTACGGATTTACATAGTCATGGTCATAACCATGAAGGTCATAGTCACCAACAAGATACTATAAAGGATCAAGTTTTACAAGTTGTTCAACAACCATCTGAAAATGTTTCGCTATATGTGGGAATTTGGTGTTTAATTGgatttttagtattttatttcatggATAAATTGCTTGCACATTTTATGGAAAACAAAGATGGAAATAGTGACACGGAAACACATGCTGGTCATTCGCATAGTCATGCACATGCAAacgaaaaagaagaagtcAACACTACGGACAGTAATAAGTGGagtgttatttatttaaatattctaTCTGACTTTGGACATTGTTTAAGTGACGGTGTGTTACTATATTCCACTTTTGGTAATTCCAAACTGTTAGGTATTTCTACAACTTTGGCTATATTAGTACATGAAATTCCACATGTTATGGGTGATTATGCTTTACTAAAACAGAAAGCTGGGCTATCTTTTATTCAATGTTTTAAGCAACAATTTCTATCTTCTTTTGGATCGTTTATAGGCGTTTTCATCGGTTGGATtgttcaaaataataatggtggcATTTTAaccattaatttttctgaATTAGGTATTAAGACTACAAATTCCTTTTTAAGTTTGGGCTTACAAGAATTGACTAGTGAAcagattttattatcattaactTGCGGTAcattgttttatattatttgtacCAATATACTACCTGAAATTAACAAACCTAAAACAAtcaaagatttatttttgcaaaTATTTGCTGTTGCCTTGGGCTTTATGACattgaatttattttaa
- a CDS encoding MCT family MFS transporter (similar to Saccharomyces cerevisiae YOR306C | MCH5 | MonoCarboxylate transporter Homologue) — protein MTMIKKLKASVENNTDRSANSNTSTNGNNFINLKKNENTTAIRKIRNFITGKSNGTHKKDNNKEETIDQVTIVEGGNNCEKNMTMLETNKILSDLDQRTINNNNNNNNNNNNNNNNNNNSNTTSSNINDEQIIFIEETVEEGEVNSTINAPNNTGQDEGEDVITFPDGGLRAWLVVLGVFIGLFPSWGLYFTAGIIQTYISENQLKNESTSTISWIFSIFNFFVLSSSVFSGLYFDLNGHLKPCIVGSILFVVGLLGTANCTKVWHFIICFSIIVGIGSGVLVSPVLGIVCHYFDKKRAIATAVAINGGSVGGVVFPIMLENLFTSLGFPWSIRILAFIGLGCYAVCLLTIRERPEFKQQAEIKECGASVIETKKSLLQTFKFYCRESFDYKALVTDYKFIFCTLGTALAELSTGLTLTYLSSYCIAAGFSQADSFLIITVLNVLSIFGGYFFSILADNYFGRLNVMITIVFLMPFLNLIMWLPFGYKSLKLMYVFSALYGFSYGSLLSLAPTICSQITKVEEFGRKYSTMYCVVGFFFLFGIPIAGAIIGKGSLDAYDHFVIFVSVMLFCAAGFFTLCKGFSLVHYHFPQTSKRHVMLKTFTKKF, from the coding sequence ATGACtatgataaaaaagttaaaagcCTCCGTCGAAAATAATACTGATAGATCCGCAAACAGTAATACTAGTACAAATGGtaataactttattaatttaaaaaaaaatgaaaatacaactgctattagaaaaataagaaactTTATTACTGGGAAGTCTAATGGCACCCATAAAAAagacaataataaagaagaaacgATAGATCAGGTGACAATAGTGGAAGGTGGAAATAACTGTGAGAAAAACATGACCATGCTTGaaactaataaaatattatcagaCCTTGACCAACGTACtattaacaacaacaacaacaacaacaacaacaacaacaacaacaacaacaacaataataatagcaatactACTTCCAGCAATATCAACGATGagcaaattatttttattgaagaaACAGTGGAAGAAGGTGAAGTTAATTCTACTATTAATGCCCCCAATAATACAGGACAGGATGAAGGAGAGGACGTTATTACTTTCCCAGATGGTGGGTTACGAGCATGGTTAGTTGTATTAGGTGTATTTATCGGTTTGTTTCCTTCATGGGGGTTATATTTCACAGCGGGTATTATACAAACCTATATTTCAGAAAATCAACTGAAAAATGAATCAACATCTACAATTTCATGGATCTTctccatttttaatttttttgtgttgAGCTCGTCGGTTTTCAGTGGGTTATATTTTGATCTAAATGGCCACTTAAAACCATGTATAGTTGGTTCCATATTGTTTGTAGTTGGCCTATTAGGTACAGCTAATTGTACTAAGGTATGgcattttattatatgctttagtattattgtaGGAATTGGAAGCGGTGTTTTGGTAAGTCCAGTATTAGGTATTGTTTGCCATTATTTTGACAAAAAAAGGGCTATAGCCACTGCTGTTGCTATTAATGGTGGGAGTGTTGGTGGTGTTGTTTTCCCTATTATGTTGGAAAATTTGTTTACTTCTTTAGGTTTCCCATGGTCGATTAGAATTCTAGCCTTTATTGGCCTGGGCTGTTATGCAGTTTGTCTTTTAACTATTAGAGAGAGACCAGAGTTTAAACAACAGGCAGAGATCAAAGAATGTGGTGCAAGTGTCATTGAGACtaaaaaatctttattacaaacatttaaattttactGCAGAGAATCTTTTGACTACAAAGCACTAGTTACTGATTAcaagtttatattttgcaCATTGGGAACAGCTTTGGCAGAATTATCTACTGGATTAACACTTACATACTTATCTTCTTACTGTATAGCCGCTGGATTTTCACAAGCtgattcatttttaattatcaCCGTGTTAAATGTTTTGTCTATTTTTGgtggttattttttcagTATTTTGGCCGATAATTATTTTGGTAGATTAAATGTAATGATCAccattgtatttttaatgccatttttgaatttaattatGTGGTTACCGTTTGGTTATAAGTCTTTGAAATTAATGTATGTATTTTCCGCACTGTATGGCTTTTCCTATGGATCTTTACTTTCATTAGCACCAACAATCTGTTCacaaataacaaaagtTGAGGAATTTGGTAGAAAATACAGTACAATGTATTGTGTTGTtggttttttctttttgtttggcATTCCCATTGCAGGTGCTATTATTGGGAAAGGCTCTTTAGATGCTTATGATCATTTCgttatatttgtttctGTTATGTTGTTTTGTGCAGCTGGATTTTTCACACTGTGCAAAGGATTTTCCTTGGTCCATTACCATTTCCCCCAGACGTCCAAAAGACATGTTATGCTTAAAACATTTACTAAGAAGTTTTAG
- the ATG45 gene encoding Atg45p (similar to Saccharomyces cerevisiae YIL024C | putative protein of unknown function) — protein sequence MVCDIFDKKDKVSITGDFDQWCHKKHYLFYTQTASSNGIYVVIIPFNINSISDKDTIFKFKFVVNDHNWITLPFFPISKDGVNGSCENNYITLPIKQGVYRHDDNNKANIIIGAIEKNVKIQFIDDSGLKNVDVGDTLQDCMCNSVSTDNTSDNNLQEYISDSASTSNKSSYADKDANDNHNYIASSQYFNEDVFIQVIGSDRESDTDKKSASIYRFGSIQVKDHSEVDFKESYANIIIDTDDNLGNVVGKETLESMSKLSKNKSSNSYTIPLQLENGEMESINSSSIKRNSSSSLYHSSLLFGSESTNNNATRKIKSIIRNLFWKK from the coding sequence ATGGTATGTGACATTTTCGATAAGAAAGACAAAGTTAGTATTACTGGTGATTTTGATCAATGGTGTCacaaaaaacattatttattttatacgCAAACGGCAAGTTCAAATGGTATTTATGTTGTTATAATCCCATtcaatattaatagtattagTGATAAGgatacaatttttaaattcaaatttgtAGTGAATGACCATAATTGGATTACATTACCCTTTTTCCCAATAAGTAAAGATGGAGTGAATGGATCCTGTGAAAATAACTATATCACATTACCTATTAAACAAGGAGTGTATAGACACgatgataacaataaagccaatataataataggagctattgaaaaaaatgttaagaTTCAATTTATTGATGACAGTGGTTTAAAAAACGTTGATGTTGGTGATACTTTGCAGGATTGTATGTGTAATTCTGTTTCTACTGATAACACTTCAGATAATAATCTGCAAGAGTATATTAGTGACTCTGCTTCTACTAGCAATAAGTCCTCATATGCTGACAAGGATGCTAATGACAACCACAATTATATTGCAAGTAGTCAATATTTTAACGAAGATGTCTTTATTCAAGTTATAGGATCTGACCGTGAAAGCGATACTGACAAAAAAAGCGCGAGTATTTATCGTTTTGGAAGTATCCAGGTTAAAGATCACTCAGAAGTGGATTTTAAGGAATCTTATgccaatattattatagataCCGATGATAATCTAGGAAATGTTGTTGGTAAAGAAACACTAGAGTCTATGTCTAAATTGTCTAAGAATAAGTCATCAAATTCATACACCATTCCATTACAATTAGAAAATGGAGAGATGGAAAGTATCAATAGTTCatcaataaaaaggaaCTCCAGCAGTTCACTTTATCATTCCTCATTGTTATTTGGCTCGGAAAGCACAAATAACAATGCTACAAGGAAAATCAAATCTATTATTAGGAATTTGTTTTGGAAGAAATGA
- a CDS encoding uncharacterized protein (similar to Saccharomyces cerevisiae YMR226C | NADP(+)-dependent serine dehydrogenase and carbonyl reductase) codes for MSQGPKAAERLANKTILITGASAGIGQATALEYCAASNGKVKLVLLARRLEKLQELKNTIIKDYPETKVHIERLDVTETEKIRPFLENLPEDFKDIDILINNAGKALGSDKVGNINIEDIEGMIQTDVVALINFTQAILPLFKKKNSGDIVNLGSVAGREAYPTGSIYCGCKHFVRAFTQSLRKELVDTKIRVLEVAPGNVETEFSLVRYKGDADRAKKVYEGTVPLFADDIADLIVYTTSRKQNTVIAETLVFASNQASPYHIYRG; via the coding sequence atgtcacAAGGTCCAAAAGCTGCTGAAAGACTAGCTAATAAAACAATCTTGATCACCGGTGCTTCAGCTGGTATTGGTCAGGCTACTGCTTTAGAGTACTGTGCAGCTTCTAACGGTAAAGTTAAATTGGTTTTGCTTGCTAGAAGGTTAGAAAAACTacaagaattaaaaaatacaattatTAAAGATTATCCTGAAACTAAAGTCCACATTGAAAGATTAGATGTCACTGaaactgaaaaaattagaCCATTCTTGGAAAATTTACCAGAAGACTTCAAGgatattgatattttgattaataACGCCGGTAAAGCTTTGGGTTCTGATAAAGTTGGTAACATTAATATCGAAGATATTGAGGGTATGATTCAAACAGATGTTGTTGCTTTAATCAATTTTACGCAAGCTATATTGccattgtttaaaaaaaagaatagcGGAGATATTGTTAATTTGGGCAGTGTTGCAGGTAGAGAAGCTTATCCAACCGGTTCTATCTATTGTGGTTGTAAACATTTTGTTAGAGCCTTTACGCAGTCTTTGAGAAAGGAATTGGTTGATACTAAAATACGTGTTTTAGAAGTTGCCCCCGGTAACGTAGAAACTGAATTTTCCTTGGTTCGTTATAAAGGTGATGCCGATCGTGCAAAGAAGGTTTATGAAGGTACCGTTCCATTGTTTGCCGATGATATTGCAGATTTAATCGTTTATACTACCTCTAGAAAGCAAAACACCGTCATTGCTGAAACTTTAGTCTTTGCCTCTAATCAAGCATCCCCATACCATATTTACCGTggttaa
- a CDS encoding uncharacterized protein (similar to Saccharomyces cerevisiae YMR226C | NADP(+)-dependent serine dehydrogenase and carbonyl reductase), which translates to MSLGSKAAQRLANKTVLITGASSGIGRATALEYCAASNGNIKLSLIARRLERLKELKLIINEKYPQTKVYIEKLDVTETEKIRPFLENLPEDFKDIDILINNAGKALGSDKVGNISQDDIQGMIQTDVIALVNFTQAVLPLFKRKNKGDIVNLDSVAGIDAYPTGSIYCGCKHFVKAFTESLRKELIDTNIRVIEVLPGKVETEFSVVRNHGDELLAKKVYEGMEPLYGEDIADFIVYATSRKPNTVIAEGLIFPTSQASATHNFKR; encoded by the coding sequence ATGTCATTAGGTTCAAAAGCTGCTCAAAGATTAGCAAATAAAACTGTATTAATTACAGGTGCTTCGTCAGGTATTGGTAGGGCCACTGCTTTAGAATATTGTGCTGCCTCCAACggaaatataaaattaagtTTAATCGCAAGAAGACTAGAGagattaaaagaattaaaactaatcattaatgaaaaatatccTCAAACTAAGGTTTATATAGAAAAATTAGACGTTACTGaaactgaaaaaattagaCCATTCTTGGAAAATTTACCAGAAGACTTCAAGGACATTGATATTCTAATCAATAATGCTGGTAAAGCTTTGGGTTCTGATAAAGTAGGTAATATTTCTCAAGACGATATCCAAGGCATGATTCAGACAGATGTTATCGCGCTCGTTAATTTTACCCAAGCTGTATTACctctttttaaaagaaagaacAAGGGTGATATTGTCAATTTGGATAGCGTTGCTGGAATTGATGCTTATCCAACTGGATCTATCTACTGTGGTTGTAAGCATTTTGTTAAAGCTTTCACTGAGTCACTAAGAAAAGAATTGATCGATACTAATATTCGTGTCATCGAAGTATTACCGGGTAAAGTTGAGACTGAGTTTTCTGTAGTTCGTAATCATGGCGACGAACTCCTTGCTAAAAAAGTATACGAAGGTATGGAGCCTTTGTACGGAGAGGATATTGCtgattttattgtttatgCTACTTCAAGAAAACCAAACACTGTTATTGCCGAGGGGCTAATTTTTCCAACTTCGCAAGCCTCAGCTACtcataattttaaaagataa
- a CDS encoding uncharacterized protein (similar to Saccharomyces cerevisiae YOR289W | putative protein of unknown function) yields the protein MTSINNSVSSFYAFYSLYKHFYPEKPEVTFKQINDTASLYNLDNSFKPTSKTSLFITWNIKAIAPINHHTSSDSDSDSSADEEGYKLRGCIGTFAKLPLSSGVKKYSLISALHDSRFPPIKSNELVNLKVTCNILHTFKTIYDKKNSSGDIFDWEIGKHGIELVFEYNGIQCSATFLPDVMVEQHWDKEQTFKYLILKGSNETNLMSIIYKNWKKYFVQVIRYEGTKSTCGYDEFLCTYEKIVTENKDAKNDSNKKIAM from the coding sequence ATGACAAGTATTAATAACTCAGTTTCTTCATTCTACGCATTTTATTCCttatataaacatttttatccTGAAAAGCCAGAAGTAACgtttaaacaaataaacgATACTGCATCTCTATATAATTTAGATAACAGTTTTAAGCCCACAAGCAAAACTTCGTTATTTATTACTTGGAATATAAAAGCTATTGCTCCAATTAATCACCACACAAGCTCGGATTCAGATTCAGATTCAAGTGCTGATGAAGAAGGGTATAAGTTGAGAGGTTGTATTGGAACTTTTGCTAAATTGCCCTTATCATCAGgtgttaaaaaatattctcTAATATCTGCTTTGCATGACTCAAGGTTTCCTCCTATTAAAAGCAATGAATTGgttaatttaaaagtaaCTTGCAATATCTTGCATACTTTTAAGACAATTTATGATAAGAAAAATAGTAGTggtgatatttttgattggGAAATTGGCAAGCATGGAATTGAATTGGTGTTCGAGTACAATGGAATACAATGTAGTGCCACATTTTTGCCCGACGTTATGGTTGAGCAACATTGGGATAAAGaacaaacttttaaatatttgattttaaaaggAAGTAATGAAACCAACTTAATGTccattatttataaaaactGGAAAAAATACTTTGTACAAGTTATTAGATATGAAGGTACTAAGAGTACCTGCGGATATGACGAATTTTTATGTACTTACGAAAAGATTGTaactgaaaataaagatgcAAAAAATGATTCCAACAAGAAAATCGCTATGTAA
- the MPD1 gene encoding protein disulfide isomerase MPD1 (similar to Saccharomyces cerevisiae YOR288C | MPD1 | Multicopy suppressor of PDI1 deletion) yields the protein MKSLYIYHFLLLLLFSIVTNAQNFYDKTPNIIELSPSNFDKVVHKSNYTTLVEFYAPWCGHCQQLKSSYGKVSKLLKDLAVQVAAVNCDEAKNKQLCAINRVQGYPTLMVFRPPKYDVNSNGNRNNRQFKHANELYRGERSFKSITDFALSRIKNYVKKYIRPTKLVDALKKDVSTNDINSNRPKVVVLSKGSKISPVLKTLAIDWLGLIDFYMIPKEYLSVDSTSNDIKCPVKSIDDNNINIVDTFFCDELPNYASDSLLVVFSSGANGTNYTVMDSDKFSPLNINKFLIEILQMQPREGYMSKRHEWLHKQATKKLKNPPPPVFDEL from the coding sequence ATGAAgtcattatatatataccatttcctactactactattattttcaattgtcACTAATGCACAAAATTTCTACGATAAAACACCAAACATTATTGAATTATCGCCATCTAATTTTGATAAAGTAGTTCACAAGTCAAATTATACGACATTGGTAGAATTCTACGCACCATGGTGTGGTCATTGTCAACAACTAAAAAGTTCATATGGCAAAGTTTCCAAGCTATTAAAGGATTTGGCTGTACAGGTAGCGGCCGTGAATTGTGATGAAGCTAAGAATAAACAATTATGTGCAATAAACAGGGTCCAAGGATATCCCACACTAATGGTATTTAGACCACCAAAATATGATGTCAATAGTAACGgtaatagaaataataggCAGTTTAAACATGCTAATGAGCTTTATAGAGGTGAAAGAAGCTTTAAATCAATCACTGATTTTGCATTAAGcagaattaaaaattatgttAAGAAGTACATCAGGCCAACAAAGTTGGTTGATGCATTGAAGAAAGATGTTAGTACTAATGATATCAATAGTAATAGACCTAaagttgttgttttaagTAAGGGTAGTAAAATATCGCCAGTATTGAAGACTTTAGCTATAGATTGGTTAGGATTAATTGACTTTTATATGATTCCAAAGGAATATCTAAGTGTTGATAGTACTTctaatgatattaaatgCCCCGTGAAGTCAATTGATGAcaacaatataaatatagttGATACATTCTTTTGTGATGAACTACCCAACTACGCATCAGATTCATTGCTTGTGGTTTTCAGTAGTGGCGCGAATGGCACCAATTATACTGTGATGGACTCTGATAAATTTAGTccattaaatattaataaatttctaATTGAAATCTTACAAATGCAGCCTAGGGAAGGATACATGTCGAAAAGACACGAATGGTTACATAAACAAGCCACAAAGAAGTTGAAGAACCCTCCGCCTCCTGTGTTTGATGAATTGTGA
- the MRPL44 gene encoding mitochondrial 54S ribosomal protein mL53 (similar to Saccharomyces cerevisiae YMR225C | MRPL44 | Mitochondrial Ribosomal Protein Large subunit), whose product MITKYFTKILTRFDPFGAEAKTARLFLSSIPPLQRNTTTSIKNELLTNNTKGNQKPLIKVTFKDKKEFEYDPSALTFKELGALLDRHSRQLSLKESIENQ is encoded by the coding sequence ATgattacaaaatatttcactaaaatattaacaagATTTGATCCATTTGGTGCAGAAGCTAAAACAGCCAGACTATTTTTGAGTTCAATCCCGCCTTTACAAAGGAATACAACAACctctattaaaaatgaattattaACTAATAACACTAAAGGAAACCAAAAACCACTAATTAAAGTTACTTTCAAGgacaaaaaagaatttgaatATGATCCATCTGCGCTGACTTTCAAGGAATTGGGCGCTTTGTTAGACAGGCATAGTAGACAGTTAAGTCTCAAAGAAAGTATTGAAAATCAATAA
- the RRP36 gene encoding rRNA-processing protein RRP36 (similar to Saccharomyces cerevisiae YOR287C | RRP36 | Ribosomal RNA Processing), whose protein sequence is MSFYFKNIQPNNVSSTDDEDDVDLDNIILSGKHKFKRDLHYESDNSDEETDGASEMAFVTLKKAHDEYVAEERSKSSIMKQKNNIRGDKYKQAEIQTEERGTKTKNSENRAIEPKKGKENLYAFSKDIDSISSDDSEGGFFEGEEDLEYAQSTNKNQQKKRKHAPTVQSSKKPVSLIRTIPGLNTNRNANANTNLYQDIRFDKSLGKSEDYAKIRGRYKFLDEYRQKEIEQLANLLHDRKFINKISDGEKVALEQKLTSMKSKLQSLQSRDLEKKIIDDYEDQMNKGNMNKYHLKKSEKKKIVNKWKFDHMKAKQREKVMERKRKKQLGKEFKQFEFHKR, encoded by the coding sequence atgtctttttattttaaaaatattcaacCAAATAATGTTAGCTCTACCGATGATGAAGACGATGTTGACTTggataatataatattatccGGCAAGCACAAGTTCAAAAGGGATTTACACTACGAGAGTGATAATAGTGATGAAGAAACTGATGGGGCTTCCGAAATGGCATTtgtaactttaaaaaaggcCCATGATGAATATGTTGCGGAGGAACGTAGCAAAAGTTCTATTATGAAgcaaaagaataatattcGTGGTGATAAATACAAACAAGCAGAAATACAAACAGAAGAGAGAGGGactaaaactaaaaatagtGAGAATAGGGCAATAGAAccaaaaaaaggtaaagaAAATCTATACGCTTTCTCTAAAGATATCGATTCTATATCATCTGATGATAGTGAAGGTGGGTTTTTTGAAGGAGAAGAAGATTTGGAGTATGCTCAGAgcacaaataaaaatcaacaaaaaaaacgtaAGCATGCACCAACTGTACAATCGTCTAAAAAACCAGTCAGCTTAATAAGAACCATACCTGGTTTAAATACTAATAGAAATGCTAACGCTAACACTAATTTGTATCAGGATATAAGGTTTGACAAAAGCTTAGGAAAATCAGAAGATTATGCTAAAATTCGTGGGAGATATAAGTTTTTAGATGAATATAGGCAAAAGGAAATTGAACAACTAGCTAATTTATTGCATGatagaaaatttattaataaaattagtGATGGGGAGAAAGTTGCTTTGGAACAGAAATTAACTAGTATGAAAAGTAAACTACAGTCTTTACAAAGTAGAGATTTAGAAAAGAAGATCATCGATGATTATGAAGATCAAATGAATAAGGGTAATATGAACAAGTATCATTTGAAGAAAtctgaaaagaaaaagattgtCAATAAATGGAAATTCGACCATATGAAGGCCAAACAGAGAGAAAAGGTTAtggaaagaaagagaaagaaacaATTAGGTAAGGAATTCAAGCAATTTGAGTTTCATAAAAGGTAG
- a CDS encoding uncharacterized protein (similar to Saccharomyces cerevisiae YOR286W | RDL2 | RhoDanese-Like protein), with protein sequence MFTSKTIFKSSSQIKNSVLKLRLYTTNSNNNIKIPMAPTEYTFEKISKLIAHPHPGQVLVDVREPSELKNSGTIPGSLNIPYKSAPGSLNLPENEFKDLYSFDKPSKTNELIFYCAAGLRAKAAAELAQSFGYNKIGVYPGSMNEWLAKSGKIEKV encoded by the coding sequence ATGTTTACTTCAAAAACCATCTTTAAATCTTCATCCCAGATAAAGAATTCAGTATTGAAATTAAGGTTATATACCACAAActcaaacaataatataaaaataccaatGGCTCCAACCGAATACACTTTTGAAAAGATTTCCAAGTTGATCGCTCATCCACATCCAGGACAGGTCTTGGTGGATGTTAGAGAACCAAgtgaattgaaaaatagtGGAACCATTCCAGGTTCTTTGAATATTCCATATAAGAGTGCACCAGGTAGTTTAAATTTACCAGAAAATGAATTCAAAGATTTATACTCTTTTGATAAGCCAAGCAAAACAAATGAACTGATCTTTTATTGTGCTGCTGGTTTAAGAGCTAAAGCTGCTGCTGAATTAGCTCAATCTTTTGGTTACAATAAGATCGGCGTTTATCCAGGCTCTATGAATGAATGGTTAGCTAAAAGTGGAAAGAttgaaaaagtttaa
- a CDS encoding phosphoglycerate mutase (similar to Saccharomyces cerevisiae YOR283W | phosphatase with a broad substrate specificity) — translation MTVNNDEVYYTTNTDPNVLRIFIIRHGQTNHNVKKILQGHLDTDLNEEGLEQAFKVGKYLHDNKRIKFEKFYSSDLKRCQQTLKQILKSYEGTDTNLQGTVVFSDQLRERSMGVIQGMHIDDAIEYAKKNGKASYREFGEQKNEFHNRLTKAFEKMVQQEPNAKNIGLISHGGSIRYILSWLGYKSDVDDVALKLIVYNTSVTIIDYIRDEKVFKIRLIGNTNHLGDGKFVVNDTRVR, via the coding sequence ATGACTGTTAATAATGACGAGGTGTATTATACCACCAATACAGATCCAAACGTTTTACGTATCTTTATAATTAGACATGGTCAAACAAATCacaatgttaaaaaaatcttgCAAGGACATTTAGATACAGATTTAAATGAAGAAGGATTAGAACAAGCTTTCAAAGTTGGCAAGTACCTACATGATAATAAGCGTATCAAATTTGAGAAATTTTACTCAAGCGACTTAAAAAGATGTCAGCAAACATTGAAACAAATTCTGAAAAGTTATGAGGGTACTGATACGAATCTGCAAGGCACGGTTGTGTTTTCCGATCAATTAAGAGAACGTAGCATGGGTGTTATACAAGGCATGCATATTGATGATGCTATTGAATATGCTAAGAAAAATGGGAAAGCTTCATACAGAGAGTTTGGTGAACAGAAAAATGAGTTTCACAATAGGTTGACAAAAGcctttgaaaaaatggTCCAGCAGGAACCTAACGCCAAAAACATTGGATTAATTAGTCATGGTGGTTCTATAAgatatattttatcttgGTTGGGTTATAAGAGTGATGTCGATGATGTTGCTTTGAAATTAATTGTTTATAACACTAGCGTTACTATAATTGACTATATTAGAGAtgaaaaagtatttaagATTAGACTTATTGGTAATACTAATCATTTAGGAGATGGTAAATTTGTGGTCAATGACACTAGAGTGCGCTAA